A genome region from Coffea arabica cultivar ET-39 chromosome 7e, Coffea Arabica ET-39 HiFi, whole genome shotgun sequence includes the following:
- the LOC113690352 gene encoding heterogeneous nuclear ribonucleoprotein 1, translating into MESDLGKLFIGGISWDTDEDRLKEYFRAFGEVVEAVIMRDRNTGRARGFGFVVFADPAVAERVVMEKHVIDGRTVEAKKAVPRDDKHIINRNSSSIQGSPGPGRTKKIFVGGLASTVNESDFKKYFEQFGNITDVVVMYDHNTQRPRGFGFITYDSEDAVDRVLHKTFHELNGKMVEVKRAVPKELSPGPSRSPLVGYNYGFNRANNFLNSYAQGYNLSSLGGYGVRMDSRFNPVASGRTGFSQIGSPAYGMGVNLDPALSPGFGGGSSFSNNLGYGRVLNPYFGGNSSRYSTPIGYNTSSSRGDSFLSSSSRNLWGNGGLNNSANTASTGSYLGSGSGGFGVFGVNGANWGSSVSAPVGGNSSNYGTGNAGFRGGENSYGLGSGGIGRSSGTGVATASSFAGSSDVYEGSYENLYRSGSMYGDATWQSASSEVDGTGSFGYGLGNSSDVTPKDSEGYVGGYTIANRQSNRGIAA; encoded by the exons ATGGAATCAGATCTCGGTAAGCTGTTCATCGGTGGGATTTCTTGGGATACGGATGAGGATCGCTTAAAAGAATATTTCAGAGCGTTTGGTGAAGTGGTAGAGGCAGTGATCATGAGAGACCGCAATACTGGTCGTGCTCGTGGCTTCGGTTTTGTTGTCTTTGCTGATCCTGCAGTTGCTGAAAGAGTGGTTATGGAAAAGCACGTGATTGATGGTCGTACT GTTGAAGCAAAGAAAGCTGTTCCAAGGGATGATAAACACATAATAAATAGAAATAGTAGTAGCATTCAAGGATCACCAGGTCCTGGACGCACCAAAAAGATTTTTGTAGGAGGCTTAGCATCTACAGTCAATGAGAGTgatttcaagaaatattttgagCAGTTTGGTAATATTACAGATGTTGTAGTGATGTATGACCACAACACCCAAAGGCCACGTGGCTTTGGCTTCATAACGTATGATTCAGAAGATGCAGTGGACAGGGTGTTACATAAAACCTTTCATGAGCTCAATGGAAAGATGGTTGAGGTAAAGCGGGCTGTTCCGAAAGAGCTATCTCCAGGGCCTAGCCGTAGTCCCCTTGTTGGATACAACTATGGTTTCAATAGAGCAAATAACTTCCTTAACAGCTATGCACAAGGATATAATCTGAGTTCACTTGGAGGCTATGGTGTCAGGATGGATAGTAGATTTAATCCAGTTGCTAGTGGTCGCACTGGCTTCTCTCAAATTGGTTCTCCTGCTTATGGAATGGGTGTGAATCTGGACCCAGCATTGAGTCCTGGTTTTGGTGGGGGTTCGAGCTTTAGTAACAATCTTGGTTATGGGAGGGTTTTGAACCCCTATTTTGGTGGCAATTCAAGCAGGTACAGCACTCCAATTGGATACAACACAAGCAGTAGCAGAGGAGATTCATTTTTAAGTTCATCATCTAGGAACTTATGGGGAAATGGTGGTCTGAATAATTCTGCAAATACTGCCAGCACTGGTTCATACCTGGGCTCTGGAAGTGGTGGCTTTGGAGTCTTTGGAGTCAATGGAGCAAACTGGGGCTCTTCTGTTTCTGCTCCTGTTGGTGGTAATTCTTCTAATTATGGCACTGGAAATGCTGGGTTCAGAGGTGGAGAAAACAGTTATGGCCTAGGATCTGGAGGAATTGGAAGAAGCAGTGGGACAGGTGTAGCTACAGCATCATCATTTGCTGGGTCTAGTGATGTTTATGAGGGGTCTTATGAAAATTTGTACCGCAGTGGGTCAATGTATGGTGATGCTACTTGGCAGTCTGCATCCTCTGAGGTAGATGGTACTGGTTCATTTGGTTATGGACTTGGAAATTCATCAGACGTTACACCTAAGGACTCTGAAGGTTATGTTGGAGGTTATACTATTGCAAATAGGCAATCTAATAGAG GGATTGCTGCATag
- the LOC113689013 gene encoding protein TORNADO 1-like codes for MASSHCVRDLQWVLQALNSGSLNLHSISFYLSQPTSGCHQETENSVNINISNDSLQYFGRLLAILGSAENSSSLRNLEFHDVEWELQQVRDLGLSLENSSNIKLLVFRRNRFDMECLSGLSDIIRKNGVIKEIMLSESRIGPIGATLLASALKVNGSLEELQIWEDSIGSRGAEELSKMIEANSTLKLLTIFDFKAFTATPLISAVLARNRSMEVHIWSGDSREKSFKVVEFVPENSTLRIYRLGVSGACRVACALGCNSTVRSLDLTGVRLKSRWAKEFRWVLEQNRSLKEVNLSKTCLKDKGIIYVAAGLFKNQSLNSLYLDGNWFGGIGVEHLLCPLSRFSSLQNQANITLKSLTFGGGRTKIGKDGLAAIVQMTTTNQTLTRLGIYDDQSLRPDDIIRIFKCLERNASLRCLSLKGCGGVDGDLVLQTIMGTLQVNPWIEDVDLERTPLHNSGKAEAVYQRLGQSERTEPVPDIDLLKDMQMTAPKSCRVFICGQENAGKTTLCTSIHQHFSSRKLPYLNQVRTLVTPVEQAIRPVGIKITSFKDEDTRISMWNLAGQHEFYSLHDLMFPGHGSASFFLITSSLFRKPNNREPKNSSEIEEDILYWLRFIVSNSRRAVQQCMLPSVTVVLTHYDKISQTSQNMQQTVNLIQRLRDKFQGYVEFYPTIFTVDARASASVSKLAHHLLKTSKTVLERVPRVYELCNDLVEILSRWRQENHNKPAMKWKEFGDLCQVKVPYLRIRSRHDNKEKVEMKRRAVAVCLHHIGEVIYFEELGFLILDCEWFCSDVLSQLIRLDNSKQSSLENKGFISREVLEKILRGSLHSQIPGIGSKVFENLEASDLVKMMLKLELCYQQDQSDPNSLLLIPSILDEGRWRAQRWQVNTPDCIYAGRHLECDDSSHMFLTPGFFPRLQVHLHNRIVKDHHGATYSIEKYLISMSINGIYVRIELGGQLGYYIDVLACSTKHLTETLRLFQQLIIPAIQSLCHGVTLTENVLRPECITNLIPPRYRKDQFVPLQQLKQALLSVPADSMYDYQHTWGPVADSGKSILGSGFDYARDLLSDDDFREVLHCRYNDLHNLAVELQVPNENNTDDSDQSSITSEGANATVEPTFAGIAKGVELVLERLKIIEQEIRDVKQEIQGLRYYEHRLLIELHRKVNYLVNYNIQVEERKVPNLFYFVQTENYSRRLVTTIFSGMTALRLHMLCEFRREMHVVEDQIGCEMMQVDNRALKCLAPHMKNFMKLLTFALKIGAHLAAGMGQLIPDLSKEISHLVDSPMLYGGASAAAAGIAGAAALGGRHRNNSSRDVQQDLRAAQQWVVDFLRDRRCSTGKEITEKFGLWRVRYRDDGQIAWVCRRHLHSRANELIEVPI; via the exons ATGGCATCAAGTCATTGTGTAAGAGATCTTCAATGGGTTCTGCAAGCGCTGAATTCTGGAAGTCTCAACCTGCACAGCATCTCCTTCTACCTATCTCAACCAACTTCAGGTTGTCACCAAGAAACAGAAAACTCCGTAAACATAAATATTTCGAATGACAGTCTGCAATACTTTGGTCGCCTGCTTGCCATTCTTGGATCAGCTGAAAACTCAAGTTCTTTGAGAAATTTGGAGTTCCACGACGTTGAATGGGAGTTACAGCAAGTAAGAGACCTTGGTTTGTCACTTGAGAATTCCTCAAATATTAAGCTGCTGGTGTTTCGAAGAAATAGGTTCGACATGGAATGCTTATCAGGGCTTTCAGACATTATAAGAAAGAATGGAGTCATCAAAGAAATCATGCTTTCTGAATCAAGAATTGGACCAATTGGAGCCACCCTGCTTGCTTCGGCACTTAAGGTAAATGGCAGCTTAGAAGAGTTGCAGATATGGGAAGACTCAATTGGATCCAGAGGGGCGGAGGAACTGTCTAAAATGATTGAAGCGAACTCAACTCTGAAGCTGCTGACAATTTTTGACTTCAAGGCATTCACAGCAACACCACTAATTTCAGCAGTTTTAGCGAGGAACAGATCCATGGAAGTTCACATTTGGAGCGGAGACAGTCGTGAAAAAAGTTTCAAGGTGGTTGAGTTTGTGCCTGAGAATAGCACACTTCGTATTTACCGCCTTGGTGTTTCAGGTGCTTGCAGGGTtgcttgtgctttggggtgcaATTCAACTGTGAGATCACTTGACTTGACTGGTGTCAGGCTGAAGTCGCGGTGGGCAAAAGAATTCCGATGGGTGTTGGAACAGAACCGAAGCCTCAAAGAGGTTAATTTGTCAAAAACATGCCTGAAGGACAAGGGAATTATCTACGTTGCAGCTGGACTCTTCAAAAACCAGAGTTTGAATAGTTTGTATCTTGATGGAAACTGGTTTGGAGGAATTGGTGTAGAACATTTACTTTGCCCTTTGAGCAGGTTCTCTTCACTGCAAAATCAGGCAAATATTACTCTGAAGTCACTGACTTTTGGGGGAGGTAGAACAAAAATTGGCAAGGATGGGCTAGCAGCAATAGTACAGATGACAACCACCAACCAGACTTTGACCAGATTAGGAATATATGATGATCAGAGTTTAAGGCCAGATGACATTATCAGAATCTTCAAGTGTTTGGAGAGGAATGCCAGTCTAAGGTGCTTGTCTTTAAAAGGTTGCGGAGGAGTGGATGGTGACCTGGTGCTGCAAACTATAATGGGAACATTACAGGTGAATCCTTGGATTGAGGATGTTGATCTTGAAAGAACGCCTCTGCACAACAGTGGCAAGGCAGAAGCAGTTTATCAAAGGCTGGGTCAGAGTGAGAGAACAGAACCAGTACCGGACATCGatttgctaaaggatatgcaaaTGACAGCACCCAAGAGCTGTAGGGTCTTCATCTGTGGGCAAGAAAATGCTG GTAAAACGACGCTGTGCACTTCCATTCACCAGCATTTTTCTTCGAGAAAGTTGCCATACCTGAACCAAGTAAGAACTCTGGTAACGCCGGTGGAGCAAGCCATTAGACCAGTCGGAATAAAAATAACATCATTCAAAGATGAAGACACAAGGATCTCAATGTGGAACCTTGCTGGGCAGCATGAGTTTTATTCACTCCATGATCTAATGTTTCCCGGGCATGGAAGTGCATCCTTTTTCCTCATCACTTCCAGCTTATTTAGGAAACCAAATAACCGGGAACCAAAGAATTCAAGTGAAATAGAAGAAGATATCTTGTACTGGCTGAGATTTATAGTGTCTAACTCAAGAAGAGCTGTGCAGCAATGCATGCTACCAAGTGTAACTGTGGTGCTCACACACTATGACAAAATCAGTCAAACTTCACAGAACATGCAGCAGACTGTGAATTTAATTCAGAGACTAAGAGATAAGTTTCAAGGTTATGTTGAATTCTATCCAACTATATTTACAGTTGATGCAAGAGCATCTGCATCAGTGAGTAAATTAGCTCATCACCTACTAAAGACTAGTAAAACAGTTCTTGAAAGAGTCCCTAGGGTTTACGAGCTCTGCAATGACCTTGTGGAAATACTTTCAAGGTGGAGACAGGAGAATCACAATAAGCCAGCAATGAAGTGGAAAGAGTTTGGTGATCTATGCCAAGTCAAGGTTCCGTACCTAAGGATTCGATCCAGACATGATAACAAGGAGAAAGTGGAAATGAAAAGAAGAGCTGTTGCTGTCTGTCTTCATCATATAGGTGAAGTGATTTACTTCGAGGAACTTGGATTCCTTATTTTAGATTGTGAGTGGTTTTGTAGTGACGTACTTAGTCAGCTAATCAGATTAGACAACAGCAAGCAGAGCTCATTGGAGAATAAAGGATTCATAAGCAGAGAAGTGCTTGAGAAGATTTTAAGAGGCAGCTTACATAGCCAGATTCCTGGAATTGGCTCAAAGGTTTTTGAGAATCTGGAAGCTAGTGATCTTGTGAAAATGATGCTTAAATTGGAACTATGTTATCAGCAAGACCAATCAGATCCCAACTCATTGTTGCTCATACCCTCTATCCTAGATGAAGGAAGGTGGAGAGCACAAAGATGGCAAGTAAACACACCTGATTGCATTTATGCAGGCAGACATCTCGAGTGCGATGACTCAAGTCATATGTTTCTCACCCCAGGCTTCTTCCCCCGCTTGCAG GTACATTTGCACAACAGGATAGTGAAGGACCATCATGGAGCAACGTATAGCATTGAGAAATACCTCATTTCGATGAGCATCAATGGCATCTATGTACGCATAGAGCTCGGAGGGCAGCTGGGTTACTATATTGATGTGCTTGCTTGCTCCACTAAACACCTAACAGAAACACTCAGACTTTTCCAACAGCTGATAATACCAGCAATTCAGAGTCTCTGCCATGGTGTCACATTGACTGAAAATGTTCTGCGGCCAGAATGTATCACAAATCTAATACCCCCCAGATACAGGAAAGACCAATTCGTGCCTCTGCAGCAGCTAAAACAAGCACTGCTCTCGGTTCCTGCAGACAGCATGTATGACTATCAGCACACATGGGGTCCAGTAGCTGATTCTGGAAAATCCATTCTGGGCTCAGGGTTTGATTATGCTCGAGATCTTCTATCAGACGATGACTTCCGTGAGGTACTTCATTGTAGGTACAATGACCTACACAACCTTGCTGTGGAACTTCAAGTCCCGAATGAAAACAACACAGATGACTCGGATCAGTCCTCAATTACCAGTGAAGGAGCTAATGCCACTGTTGAACCCACATTTGCTGGAATTGCCAAGGGGGTAGAATTAGTTTTGGAGAGACTTAAGATCATTGAACAAGAAATACGAGATGTAAAACAGGAAATTCAAGGCTTGAGATACTATGAACACAGGCTTCTAATAGAGCTGCATCGCAAAGTAAACTACCTTGTGAACTACAACATTCAAgttgaagaaagaaaagtgCCGAATCTATTCTATTTTGTCCAGACTGAGAATTACTCAAGGAGATTGGTCACTACCATCTTTTCTGGGATGACTGCACTTAGACTGCACATGTTATGTGAATTCCGACGAGAGATGCACGTGGTAGAAGATCAGATTGGATGTGAAATGATGCAGGTCGATAACAGGGCACTGAAATGTCTAGCTCCTCATATGAAAAATTTCATGAAACTCTTAACGTTTGCTCTAAAGATTGGAGCCCATTTAGCAGCAGGGATGGGACAACTGATACCAGATTTGAGCAAGGAAATCTCGCATCTGGTTGACTCTCCCATGCTTTATGGGGGTGCCAGTGCAGCCGCTGCTGGTATTGCGGGTGCTGCCGCACTTGGAGGGAGACACAGAAATAACAGCTCAAGGGACGTTCAGCAAGATCTTAGGGCAGCACAGCAATGGGTAGTGGATTTCTTAAGGGATCGAAGGTGTTCAACTGGAAAAGAAATTACAGAGAAGTTTGGACTATGGCGAGTTAGATACCGGGATGATGGTCAAATTGCATGGGTTTGTAGAAGGCATTTACACTCCAGAGCAAATGAACTAATTGAAGTACCAATTTAA